AACAGATCAGTTTATAACCTCTTCCACGAATGTTAATGATCTGGATGCTGCTGTCCAGTGCCAGTTTTTTTCGCAATTTTGAAATAAACACATCCATACTTCTGCCGTTAAAAAAATCATCTTTACCCCATATCTTATTTAAGGCAAACGACTTGTCTACAATTTCATTTTTGTTTTCCAGCAACAGTCTTAAAACCAAAGCTTCCCGGTGGGTTAAATAAAAAACCAGTGCCTGGTGCTCTAAAGTCTGCTTGTTGTAATTAAAACGATAACGGCCAATATTCAGCTGTTCTTCCGGATTGCTTTTGCCGGTCCGGCCTAACAGGGCATGGATTCTGACGATTAATTCCTCCATACTAAAAGGCTTTTTCAGATAATCGTTGCCGCCATATTGAAAACCGTCCACCACATCCTGAACCTGCGATTTCGCACTTAAAAAAATAATCGGAATTGTCTTGTCTGTTTTCCGGATTTCCTGGGCGAGCGTAAAGCCGTCTTTTTTCGGCATCATTATATCCAGAACGATTGCATCCGGTTTTTCATGTATAAAATGAGCCAAAGCCTCTACACCGTTTAGACAGTGCGTTACTTTAAAATCCCGGGTTTCCAGGCTTTCTTTGATAATCAGGCCCAGAGTGGCTTCATCTTCTGCCAGTAAAATAGTCACCTTGCTACTCATGAGGAATGAAAATTTTAAAAGTTGTCTGTGTTTCTGCGATGAGGTCTATTTTGCCACCGTGTTTTTCGACAATGTTTTTACAATAATACAAACCGATGCCAAATCCTTTTTCGTCATGCTGATTGTTTTTGGGTACCCTGTAAAACTTCTCAAATATTTTCTGACGGTGGATCTTGTCAATGCCTTTCCCGTTATCCGAAACGGCAATCTCCACACCGGCATCCGTTTTTTGCAGGGTAACGGTAATGCAGTCGCCGCCGTATTTCAGGGCATTGTCGATGAGGTTAGAAATGACATTTTCAAAATGAAACGTATCTGCAAAAATAATCACGGGTGTATCCGGACTGTGGAATACAATTGCTTTATCGGTATTGATCCGGAACTTGTCAATAGCGGTGTTTATCAGTCCGATAAGCGCAACCGGTTCTTTTTGCAGCCTTAGCTGGTCGCTTTCTAAAATAGAGGTTTCCAGTATTTTCTCTACAATAAGGTTCAGTTTGGACAAATGTTGATTGGAAATTTCGAGGTACTTCTTTGTTTTTTCGGGTTCATTGTCCGAATTGAACTTTTCAATACCTTCCAGAGCACTGTTCACAACCGCTATAGGCGTTTTAAGCTCATGGGAAACATTACTGATAAAATCGTTTTTAATGATCGCAAGCTGTTTCTGTTTGCGGATAATATGCAGCAAATAAAAAAGACAGAAAATAATACTCAGCGATAACACCAGCGATAACATAATGCCCAGCATACCTTCCTGTAAGGCCGGGTAAAATATATCCGGAAAAAACAGCTCGATATTGCTGTTCTGAGGCAGGAAGGAAGACTTGGAACGCGTGGAGAAAAGGTACTTTTTGTCTTCCGGATTATGGTATTGCGAAACGGTATTGAAATGCACTTTATAAAGCAAGGCATAATCAAAATCAA
This region of Flavobacterium inviolabile genomic DNA includes:
- a CDS encoding sensor histidine kinase; this translates as MKSFFRHNGMLLIAVTVVLITVIIQIYWNINNYDTNKQRIILAAQSALDSSIDNYYNDKAKSNIIYSTTGKDVALPMPIHSKLQRDAKNIKFYHTEIHTDSTAPKRKKATTIFISNEAGLPKPDNIKDVRVLAEKIVISVRQDSVDLKKIAQYIDKEFARKNLDFDYALLYKVHFNTVSQYHNPEDKKYLFSTRSKSSFLPQNSNIELFFPDIFYPALQEGMLGIMLSLVLSLSIIFCLFYLLHIIRKQKQLAIIKNDFISNVSHELKTPIAVVNSALEGIEKFNSDNEPEKTKKYLEISNQHLSKLNLIVEKILETSILESDQLRLQKEPVALIGLINTAIDKFRINTDKAIVFHSPDTPVIIFADTFHFENVISNLIDNALKYGGDCITVTLQKTDAGVEIAVSDNGKGIDKIHRQKIFEKFYRVPKNNQHDEKGFGIGLYYCKNIVEKHGGKIDLIAETQTTFKIFIPHE
- a CDS encoding response regulator transcription factor, with amino-acid sequence MSSKVTILLAEDEATLGLIIKESLETRDFKVTHCLNGVEALAHFIHEKPDAIVLDIMMPKKDGFTLAQEIRKTDKTIPIIFLSAKSQVQDVVDGFQYGGNDYLKKPFSMEELIVRIHALLGRTGKSNPEEQLNIGRYRFNYNKQTLEHQALVFYLTHREALVLRLLLENKNEIVDKSFALNKIWGKDDFFNGRSMDVFISKLRKKLALDSSIQIINIRGRGYKLIC